Genomic window (Gadus morhua chromosome 3, gadMor3.0, whole genome shotgun sequence):
GGCAgatgaacagaaaaaaaatattgtggCTGGCGTTTGGGACACAACAATTTATCAAACAGAAATTGGGGTCATGGgcgaaaaataataatttcaagACTTTACAACCTGGATCCTATTTTTCCATAATTTTTGTCTTGAAAGACTAACTGGTCCAGTATTGAGCTATTTCAGCCACGAAAAAGGCTGCAAGGTGACCCTATAGGGCAAAAGCGCATGTCAATGTACGTCCTCTAAAAGTGCAGTTTTTTGCCGTCGACAGGCTCAGATTCTTAAGATAAGTGTCTGACAATGCTTGCTCAATACTGGACCAACGTCAAACGTTGTTGTCCACATTATTAGCTTAGAACCCAAAATGATGGGAAATAAGGTCCAGGTTGACAAATCTCAAAGTACTCTTCAACACTGAATCCACACCAGGGTCTGACAAGCTAATCTTACATTGACTAACAGCTGGTAGTTTCATGGGTGGGTCAATGGTGCTATACTGTATGTACTCATCCTACTACTTCAGTTTCATTGACACTGAAAGATGAATACGATACTTCCTTTGCCATATAAAATAActcaaaacataaatacatgacTGCTATAAcccaagaggaagagaaaaagagggTTTATGTTTAGGTCAATGGTGGTATTGATGACGGGTCAGAATATGAGCTGCCGAGTGTATCTGGGTTTGATGTAATTTATGACCTCCACCATTAGGTGGGTTCCAGAGTCGGCCAGATGGCTCATAGCCAATGGAAAGCTGGAGCAAGCTCAGACGAGTTTGCGTCTTTGTGCCAAGATGAATCAAACCGAGGAATTTGCAGAGACACTAACACCCGAGGTTAGTGTTTCAAAAACACCAGGGCCACTGCCATTGTTGATCATCCACTCACACAGTGACTCCTTGGCCACCAGAGAAACATATTCAGGACATGCAGAAGGCCGGAGGTTCCAAAACGCTTAAAACAAATTCAATGTCCCCAAACAAACTAGCTAGAGCCCCCAAATGATGCACAGATGAAGTAAACCATCAGTACTAACATTGTGCAAAAGCATACTACTTTTCCTGCTTAGGAGAGAGCTTAACAAGGCTTCATGTGCAGGCTATTTTGTAGCATTTATCTTTATAAAAAACGGTTGTACTTCTGCACATTGTAAGCAACGTAATTAACTTATGGGAGGCTTTGTCTGTGCAGAATGTTTGGTTCTAGCAGTTTGTTTACATAGGCTACATAACAAAACCTTGATTGGCGTAATATTGTTAAGCGTTGTAGAACCTCCTAGAAGGACACATACAAGACTTTTTTCAAATCTCACATATCTcatgttgtgctgtgttgttgGCCTGGCTACTGGATCTTAACACAgggatgtgaatgtgtgttgtgtttaggCCCTGTCTCTGGTCATTAAGAATGAGAAAAAAGACAGAGTCTACACATATCTGGACCTTGTGCGGACCCCCGTGATAAGGCTTCTGGCCCTACGGACAGCCATTGTGTGGTCTGCATTCTCATCCTGATTACCCAAATATCATttcaatattttatatatatagcacttttccAGGCGCTCAAAGACAAATAAGCAGTAGCGGATATATAAATGAAATGCTTATTATTGTAATGCatcatctttttttattgtctGTGCATTTTCCAGTGGTTTAATCGTTTAAGCCTATTCCTTTTATGACGGATCTGTTATGTTAATCTTTTGATTTTCTAGGTTTTCTGTGGCCTGTTGCTTCTACGGCATCAGTTTTGATATCGGTGGCTTTGGACTCAACCTCTACTTGACCCAATTGACCTTTGCCCTTATTGAAATACCTGCCAAATTCATCGTTTACTACCTGCTGGATAAGATAGGCAGACGAAAGACGTTGGGAGGGTCACTGTCCTTCGTTGGGATTTGTATCCTAATCAATATTTTCATACCAAGAGGTATGGTTTCACCTGATTGTAGACACTCTAAACCAATTGTATGTATACACAACCTAGGCCTAGTTGTGTTCCAGTATGAGTTGGTTAAATGTCCTACTAAATAGGAATATTTGCCCCGACCAACCTTCTAATTCTCGAAACTATTAACCTTTTTTCTTCTCAGAAATGGCAACCCTCAGGACGGTGGTAGCCGTCCTGGGAAAGGGCTTTTCGTCCGCATCATTTACCACCATTGTGCTGTATACCTCAGAGCTGTACCCCACAGTAGTAAGGTATATACAGGCCCGTCTACCATAAAATGTACATTCCACCAACAGATACAATTATGCAATATGAAGTAATGGGCAAATGAAACAAAAATGAAGCAAAATATAACTTTCAGCTAGTTAAATATATAGAACTAGGTTGCTTCCATTATTAAGAATTATTGTCAGTTCTATATGGAGATGTTACTCTTTTTACCCACTGAAGTAAGCCTTCGTTCTCACCAATGGAAATACGCTTACATCTTTGCAGGCAGAACGGTATGGGCTTCAACTCGGCCATTTCTCGCACTGCGGTGGCCGTCACGCCAATAATCCTGATGCTGGACGACGTGTGGGAGAGCCTGCCCAAGGTCATTTTCAGCTCCTTGGCCGTCGTCGGGTCGGTGGTAGCCTGGACGCTTCCAGAGACACGTGACCGGTGCCTTCCAGAAACCATTGACGACATCGAAAATCGCAGTAGTGGCGAGAAATTGTTGCTCCCTAGTAAGCAATGCTTGGCAAACTAGGAATTAGCCTCATGTACAGATTGTTTTATTAttgaatgtaaaataaaataaagttgttATTGGTATTCGTTCATGAAACCAGCTCCAATTATTTTAACATGTAAAATGTAACATAGTGGCTATTCGTACGGCGACAGTAAGAATAGCAATTAGGCTATTCGTACGGCGCGCCGTAAAAATACTGCATCAGTCTATTTTCACGGCAGGTTATGGTTATTACTATAATTAATTACTATAATTACGGTCAacccggttagggttagggttagcgccgagctagtctcgcaaagccagaccaaactacagcaagtagaatgcgCCGAGCAGACTGATAGGTCAAGTGCGGTCACGTGACAAGCTCGGTCGCCGTACGAATAGCCACTGCCAAAATTTAAAGCGACAATTTAAATAATTGCCCTTTAAcattatattttacattaatgGTACGCAAATTAACAGTAAGTTACATTActaaatgcagtaataagcattatttTATGGCATTAGAATAGGGGTTGGGGTTCACCAAACGTAATCTTTTATggtaagggttaaccctaaccctatgtaataatgtatatatttactTAGTTAACATTAACAACCTTACCTTagttaacattaacaatataAGTAATCATGAATACCATTTTGaaattattactgcattaactaatgttaattggTCATTTATgcacccttattgtaaagtttaCATTTTCTTGTAGGCCTAATATGAATAACGAAATTACTGGAAGCTTAATACACTGGGAGGAAAAAATACACTATTCAAAGAAATTCACCAATCATGCACATCTCCATTATTCACCATGATCCCATAAACCCAATAGAAATAAATTATTGATTACCTCCCAAAATGTTCCATTTTCTATTAAGCATTTGCTTAAATCCGTGCTTGGCCAGTATGTAGGTTACTCATGTACGTATGCTATACTTTTGGGTTCAAACTTGAAGGTCCCGGATACAGTGTGCGGGATAGTGGCTAATATTTGACTATTACCCTGGGAAATGGATAGAACTGGCTTTAAACAATGTCAGGGGTTACAAGGAATCACTGGCTAAACCGAACGGAGAATGTTCCAGACAGACAGTTTAAAACAAGCCCTGATCACAAACTGCATCGGGTCAAGAAGGCCATTTTGGCGCAATCCGTCAGTTTATGCAAACAAAACAATTGATGCAAGCATCGGTTTTGCACAAAACATCTTTGTCGGACTGTAATACAATCGTTTCTTGATAGTGTCAGCCAAATGGATCTGAAGTCTGAGTAACCGCATAGACAGATCAAGTTAGTGAATAAATCATCCAACAGAAAGAACACGACATACAAGAAGACATGGCGGTCCAGAGTCAAGCTGACCCTCTACTGAGCACGTTATACTCAATAAAAACCTCTTGCCCTTTATATAGGGAAATCATTTGAAGATATGAAAAGACAGTAGGTCAAAGCTCCTTTATTAAAGAAACAAGGCGAATATACAGCCTTTAGATTTTATGCAATTTCCTTCAGGAAAGTGAACAACAAAGTGACGAGTTCATGATATTCCTTTTGAAAATCTTTCCGCCGGGTTGGAAATTTAATCCGACACTTACAGAATGAACCGTAGTAAAAATGAAACAACAGAATCAACTCAAATGATTAAGATACATGATACAGACGGGGAGGGTCTAAAACTGGGACGTGTCGCCTGGTGTTCAGTACTGAGTGTACTCCTTGGTCTCTAGTTTGGCAACGATTCGCTCCAGCTGTCTCTTGGCTTCACATTGGGGGAAGTTACCCATTTCATAGTATTGAGGTGCAATCTTCACCAGCCTGGAATATGAAAGACACGTACATGATAAAGTTAGAAAATAACACGTTTGTTTCTTTACCTCTGAATACCACAGAACAAATGTGTTACCGAGGATTTTACATTGAGATAATCATTAACGTTATTTACACAAAAACAATATTCTATTATTATTTCGAAATATTTTGAATTGTAAGCGATGCAGCGTCTCAACTTAAGGGGTGACGGCCAGTTGAGCAATATGACAGCAGATGCACCACATCCCAGTGCTGGAGATATGACAGCACCCCACTATGGTCCCTACAGAGCGCAGAAGAGACCCACCATTCTGGTTTGATGTCTGTACACGTGCGGATGTAGTTCTTGGTTGTGAGGACGAACTCGTTGTAGAGCACCCACTCGGGCTTGTGGTCCAGGACGGTGGAGGGGTGCAGCTGCACCACCTGGTTGTCCTTCACGGTGAGGTAATGACCCGTGCGCTCTAGATGGGCCACctgcggagggagggggggcgagagagacggagagtgcaagagaggcagagacagaaaggggggggggggcagagagacggagagacggagagaccaagagaggcAAATATATGAAGTAAACTAGATCATTGGTATAAATGTAAATTACCaggaacacacaaaaacagcgGGAGGCCATAGTTGCATGACGAGAAACAAGTCTCCTGCGTCCGGTCAGTGTGGGGAGGTGCCGTGTGCAGGCCGGTGTCCTGCTCTTAGGGAGCGACCGGTCAGTGTTGGGGGGCTGGTGTGTGCAGGCCTCCGGTCTCACCTGCATGAAGAAGCCGGTGCAGAGAGAGCGGCGGATGTTGATGTAGTAGTCCCGGCTGGTGAACTCGGTGCTGCGCCGCGGGAGGCTGAAGCGGTCCATGATGCGCGACAGCTGCTGCCGCACGTTGTCCGCAGACACCAGCGAGCGGTAGTTGACAAAGTTGTCGTAGCACCACTGGTTGGACTCATGGTCTGGTTGGAGGAGACATGGCTGATCAATACTTGCTTTGCATTATCATGTGCTCTAGGAGCTTGGAGGGGAAGCCAGGACCTTTGGGCTGGGAACGCCCTGCCCACTCCGAtgtcctgctcctcctttaGAGCGCTTTGGGGGGGATTACGTCTCACTACACAATCTCCTGGCTCTATTAGGGTCATTCACTTCTGACATGTTGACACATTTTAGACATTATTTTAGAATCTGTACTTTTTTGGTGGTTTCTTTGAAAtcaatgcattttatttgaacatgcacacatgcaccaaaGGGCCCGTTTTCAAAAGAAAACCTCACTTCTCAACGTTGTTTTCGACGATTAAAAGGGCGAAACAAAATAGAGTTGTTGCCCATTGTACCGCACCACCCCTTGTTGAATTGGAATTAAACCATATAGCGAATCCAACAGCGTGACTCACTCTGCTTGAAGGCGTGGTAGACGTTGAGGAAGGTCAGGTGGTCTCCGTCGATGTGGGCGAAGCGCATCTTGGACTCGTCGGCCGCCTTCTTGGCCTCGGTGGGTCGTACGAAGCACTGCGGGACTAGACAGGGTTGGTGAGGGCCCCAACACAGCCGCCCACAGGCATGAGTCAACGCatccgcaaacacacacggagcAAAGCCAAGGAGCAAAGCCtacgctgccgctgctgctgctggggaacAACAGAGTGGGCCCAGTCCTACAgagcctctgggggggggggggggaatccaaAGAACTACAAGGGGCGGAGTTAGGCCATGTTTCCTGTTTCAAGATGCTCTATTGAAGGAAACTGGTTTACGCGACTGGATGAAGCATTCAGGAGTATATATTTGCAATGGACGGTCTATTTTAAACAGTTAACGAGTGCTCGCCGAGTTTGTGTTCGACAATCACATCCTTACAGATCCCTTCCTCCAGCCACGCgattggttgaaacaaatatgaagtgaAAAGTTAAACATACAGTTCCCCCAGATTTGAGCCGGTCTGCCATTACATTTTAATCCTAAATCTGATTTGTGACACTAGAAGGGGTGAGTTCTTGGGGAAATAAAGGGGATCTGGACTCAGATCAAGACTGTTGTGGACAGTCCCCCAACTCTGCAGAGTTTGATGCATTGGCTTCTGTGAAATCCCAAAAATAAGTTTTCAACAGAACTGCAATGTGTCATTATAAGGCTCTGACACCAACACTCAGGAGACGCTGAAACGGAGGACCGTTTAGGTAAActaagacagagacacactgggTAAGGGTGTGTCTATAGAGGAGATTAACAAGAAGATGGTTTCCACTTTGACTGCACCCTCTGAGCCTTCCAAGGTAActattaacaaaataaataataatttagaaAAGCAATTATTCCACGTTCTGGTCTAATAAAGTGCAGTGTTTAAACTAAAGTGCTTTGGTTTGCTTGTGGCTGTGCTATAACTGATCTACCCTCGCCGACGCTATGGTTGTGGTTCAGTTTGTCGAGTCGTCCCAGCTCTGGGCATTACCTGACAGCATGGCGGTGATGGACAGGATCTCGTTGGAGCAGTTGAACTCGCAGCTGGCGATGACCAGCTTGGCCAGCTGGGGGTCCAGGGGGAACTCCGCCATCATGGAGCCCAGCTCAGTCAGGTCTCCGTCATCGTTGAGCGCCGCCAGGTAGTTGAGAAGCTCCAGGGCCCGCATCAGCGTCTCAGGGGCTGGAGTGGGCGGGGCGATGGGGAGACCGTTCACAAAGAAGTATAGCAGGCCCAAACCCTAATCCTATAAACCAGGCTTCATGGAGCAGCATACCAGGCCTTATGAACCAGGCCTAATGGAGCAGTATACCAGGCCTTGTGAACCAGGCATCACGGAGCAGTATACCAGGCCTTGTGAACCAGGCATCATGGAGCAGTATACCAGGCCTTGTGAACCAGGCATCATGGAGCAGTGAACCAGGCATCATGGAGCAGTGAACCAGGCATCACGGAGCAGTATACCAGGCCTTGTGAACCAGGCATCATGGAGCAGTATACCAGGGCTTATGAATCAGGCTTCATGGAGCAGTATACCAGGCCTTGTGAACCAGGCATCATGGAGCAGTATACCAGGGCTTATGAATCAGGGTTTGTGGAGCAGTATACCAGGGCTTATGAATCAGGCTTCATGGAGCAGTATACCAGGCTTGTACAGCAGCGTAACGGAGGCCTCCCTGGTCCACTCACCTGGCGGGTCCATGAAGTCAAAGTGCACGAGGTCATCGATGCCCAGCTTCTTGAGCTGCAGAACCACAGAGCCCAGGTTGGACCTCAGGATCTCAGGGTACGTGTTGTCCTAGGGAGGTCAAAGGGTCGTGGTTAACACATGTGATGTCCCCCCCAATCAACACAGCTCCTTGCTCGCAGGAGGTCCATGGGACATATCGATTTTAGCAATCTCACCTTAAGAATAATGAAGAGTTTGTGTTCATATTGGTTGTGTAACCATTTACTAGATACCGTCACTACTAGTAATTATGCCAAGATTATATTAAAATGATCCAATATGAGGTTTGGAATGTCAGTGAGAAAGGAGAATTAGTTTTAGTCCGATAGCATTCATAACAATTCCATATACTTCGACATAATGACACTCAGTTATACTGTTAATAATAGCCTTTTGAATTCATAAGATATCGCAACAAACCCGCCATGATTCTAGTGATAACACCCAACACCCTGCCTACCCTGtacccctgacccctcctcgACCATCCCGTGCGCCCGTGTGTACCTGCATCTCTGTTTTGTAGGCCTTCTCCGTGTAGAGGCGGAAGCACTTCCCTGGCCGCGTGCGGCCGGCGCGCCCCGCCCGCTGCTGGGCCGAGGCCTTGCTGATGGCCGTGACGAGCAGCGACTCCACCCGGATACGAGGGTTGTACACCTGGACGCGGGGATCAAAACGCCGCCCGTTACAACGAGCTCCTGGTGGTTCTCAAGGGGCCGACGGCACAAAGCCTTCCGTCTCACCCACCTTCTGTTTGGCGAAGCCGGGGTCGATCACAAACACGACACCGTCGATGGTCAGGGAGGTTTCTGCGATGTTGGTCGACACCACAACCTGGGGGGGGTAGAGCGACAGAGGCTTCTCAACTACATGTCTGGGATGTTTGACAAGAAACGTGATGCAGAACAGCATTAAGACCGATTGAGTTTCCTTCATGGAGATCATCTCTGAACACATTTTGCTGACATGGATTTTACACTGCTTTTGTCATACCTTTTATCTTAGGCCTTTGACAAAATAAGTGCtgtatctatacatctatatgCAAAGATATTTATCTTTAATGTGCTATATTTTGTATTATGATTGTTCTTACAACCTGTTTCAGCCGACACTCCATTTCACTTCAGAACAACATCTCACAGGGGTTCTCTTGGCCAATAGGATGTCTATGTTGTTTTGGCATGGATTGTGAAGGGTGCTATTTTGGTGTGTTGGGCGGGGCCTCGGGCGCTACCTTTCTCCCTATTCCACCGCCGGGCTTcctgggcggcggcggctcaaagatcctctgctgctgctgcgggggCAGGGTGGAGTACAGGGGGATGATCTTGATGTCCCCCACCTCTGGCCCAAGGTCGTCCACCTCGCGCTTGATCCGCTTGCACGCCTCGTCGATCTCCTGGAGTGGGATGGAGAATATCAGTTCAGTGGTACTCAAACCTCTTTGGCCAGCACCATCATTTCAGACAAAGCAGATAATGCCACCGGTTCCCACAATGAGttcaggaaaaaaaatatattactgCCCTCACATTTAAGGAATGAACGCCCAGCATAAAGTGATGGattggaaaaaataataataatcgctGAATGGGCCGTCTGCGAGGGTTGGAATAACGACATTGTGATTCACAACACATTATAAATGTGTCACCTCGGTGAAAACGTGTGGGAAGTCATTGTACAGCTCGTGTGCAACACATTTCTAGATCATCTGTCCACATGCACTTTATTTTTAGTGTGCGATTGGGGTTTTCCCCCCCTCACTCAAATATATTAACCGATCCCTTCCATGACAGCATAAGGCATCCATCCCATCTCCCTGCAGTACCCCCTGCATCTCCTGAGGGGGGCGCTGCTCCCTCATTGAGAAACAATGGATTAGTGGATTTAAACCGTTTTGGATCTGCTTCTCAGTGAGTTGGTTGCATATATTTGAGCTACTGGTGAGACGACACGAGCACATTTTGGTTACTACTTTCAGATGCATGCATAACTCTTCCTTCGGGGTGTTGCAGAGGTTTATGCGATAATCACACATGGCGGTAAAGCAGGGGtcctttgaaaaatgaaaaggCGTGATCACGGACCTCTTGCCccgtgaggaagaggaggcagtcaccctcctcctcctcgcacaTGTGGATCTGGATGACGGTGCGGATGGCCGCCTCCAGGTAGTCTCGCTCGGGCTCGGGGGTGTAGAAGATCTCCACGGGGTGGGTGCGCCCGGGGATGGTCAGCAGGGGGCAACTGTCGAAGTACACCTGGAACTTCCCGGCGTCCAGCGTGGCGCTCATCACGAT
Coding sequences:
- the LOC115540171 gene encoding pre-mRNA-splicing factor ATP-dependent RNA helicase DHX15, whose amino-acid sequence is MSKRHRLDLGDDHSTSKKRSDGRDRDRDREDRSRDRDRDRDRDREKDVKPPGVSYNCVPLGAAIAPIKPSLAMHQQINPFTNLPHTPRYYEILKKRLQLPVWDYKESFNDIITRHQSFVLVGETGSGKTTQIPQWCVDLVKGIPGPKRAVACTQPRRVAAMSVAQRVADEMDIMLGQEVGYSIRFEDCSSAKTILKYMTDGMLLREAMNDPLLERYGVIILDEAHERTLATDILMGVLKEVVRQRSDLKVIVMSATLDAGKFQVYFDSCPLLTIPGRTHPVEIFYTPEPERDYLEAAIRTVIQIHMCEEEEGDCLLFLTGQEEIDEACKRIKREVDDLGPEVGDIKIIPLYSTLPPQQQQRIFEPPPPRKPGGGIGRKVVVSTNIAETSLTIDGVVFVIDPGFAKQKVYNPRIRVESLLVTAISKASAQQRAGRAGRTRPGKCFRLYTEKAYKTEMQDNTYPEILRSNLGSVVLQLKKLGIDDLVHFDFMDPPAPETLMRALELLNYLAALNDDGDLTELGSMMAEFPLDPQLAKLVIASCEFNCSNEILSITAMLSVPQCFVRPTEAKKAADESKMRFAHIDGDHLTFLNVYHAFKQNHESNQWCYDNFVNYRSLVSADNVRQQLSRIMDRFSLPRRSTEFTSRDYYINIRRSLCTGFFMQVAHLERTGHYLTVKDNQVVQLHPSTVLDHKPEWVLYNEFVLTTKNYIRTCTDIKPEWLVKIAPQYYEMGNFPQCEAKRQLERIVAKLETKEYTQY